The Candidatus Defluviibacterium haderslevense DNA window TCCCATAAGGAGCGAAAGCGGAATTAGGGCATATCGAAGCTGACGTCTGTTTTTATTAAAATCAATAGCAGCAATAAAGGGAACTGGTTTCAATTCTGCTGCTTTCTGATTGATGCTCGCCTCTACCAAACTGCGATCAGAATAGCTAACTAATTGATTTTTAAGCTGAAGTACATTTAATAATTTATCTTTTACATCACTAAAATGCGTTCCAATAATTTTAGCTGCTTCCTCATGTGATATTAATTTGCCAAGTCTAAAATAATGCAACAAAGGGGTAAAAATGAATTTCCATAAACTCCAACCCGAAATTCCTATAAACGCAAAAACAAAACCTTTGCGGATGGACTTGCTAAAATAGAACTGGCTTTCTAATAAATTAAATAAAATAAACAAAGCAGTTGAAATACCTACAAAGTAAATGGTACCTCGTATTAGCTTATTGATATAATATTTACGGGTAAATTGATCCAACTTTTGGATCATTTGGTCATAAAAGTTCTGATTCCACTCCATAAGCTAAGATATATAGGGTAACGTTTAAACGGTAAAAATAATTTCAAAAATCTACACTTGAGCCTAAATTTTCACTTGGTACGGAGATAAACAATTAACAGGGCACTATGTTTTGAATTTAACGCAACTAAAATTTTATCTAAATCGTATATATACTTGTGACTCAGGAAGAGTTAGCCATACATTTAGCAGGCTGTCAGAAACATAGCCGAATCAGTCAAAAAGTACTCTATTTGGGTTACTATGACTTTGCTTTGTCTATTTGTAGGCGCTATATAAGCTCGAATGAGATTATTGAAGAAGTTATTAATGATGCATTTTATAAAGTATTTACAAAGATTGAACAATACAATGAATCATGGTCCTTTAAAACTTGGTTTCATAGAATCGTGATCAATACAGCTATAGATAGAATAAGACTTGAAAAAAAATTACCTCAATTTCAAAATTTAGATGCAACGAATGAATCTGTGGTATGGGTTGAAGAAGAATATTTGGAAAATTTAACTCAATCGAAATTACTTCATATGCTAGATCAACTTTCACCTGCCTATAAAACAGTCTTCACTCTATTTGTATTGGATGAATTGAGTCATGAAGAAATAAGTAAAATGTTAAATATATCAATTGGAACTTCAAAATCAAATCTATTCAGGGCTCGTAAAGTCATGCGAGTACTTATGGAAAGTGAACAATTATGAATAAGAGCGATCAATACTTGAGAAAACTATTACAATCAACCGACGAAAGTAATATCAATAGAACAACCCAATGGGAAAAATTAGAGTCCCGATTGGATAGCTATTATCAAAAGACTGGTAATAAAAATATACTGACATCTAAAGGATTTCTGTTAAGTACTATTCTTGTCTTACTTGTTTCAAACTTTTATGTGTTAGATCTATTCCACAAATTAAAAAATTCAAATAACTTAGTAAAACTAGAACTCAATGCATTAGAACACAAAATAAATAATTTAGAGCGCATTTCAGAGGCGGAGTATCCGTTAGAAACAAACATCCAAAATACTTCTAATGCAAAGAATAACCTAGCAATTAATTCCGTAAAATCAAATTCTACTTTAGAACATAAGAGTAATCTTCTACATACCATTAACACTAATCAAAATAAAGAACGAATAAGTATCGAAAGAAAAAATAATAATTCAGGTCAGCCAACTACAAATCATTCAAAAAAGTTTTTTAATACACTAAACCAATCTAATCACAGTAGTAATAAGGATTATACAATAAATTCTCTTAAACCTTTGTCAAATGAGCTAAATGAATTTGGACCCTTGCAAAACGATCTTCCAATCATTGAATCCTTAAACATAGATTTTATACCTACTGCGTCTGCAATTATAAAATGGAATAGTATGGCAATCCTACCTAATACAATAATTCCCAGAGTAGTTCGTCCACTAATAAGAAAAAATAATTATCCAGATTTATATGCTTCAATAGGTGGTTCAATAATAAAAAAAATGAATCAACCCTATTCATCCAAGTTGGCATTTGGTAAAAATATTTCTTTTGAATCCCATTTATACCGAAAATTTGGTATGAATATAAGAGCAGAATGGGTTCATGAAAACTATAATTTTGACATGAAACCAATTCAAATGGATCATCACTTTCCTAAAGATCCACCCATTAAAAAAGACCAGGAAGTTCGTCAAATTCATGGTGTTACAAAAGATGTTTATTGGAATTTAGGTATAAATTACGAAATATTCAATCAAAAGAAAAATATACTTTCATTGCAATTAGGTCATTCTTGGATTAATAGTACTCGGCAACCCATCTACTATGAAATTTATGATTTCAAATCCCATGAGCGTTTCAATACCTTTGCTTTTACAGAACGTCAACGAATTAATTCATTCTGGAATGTTGGAATTCACATTCAAAGAAAAATAAATAAATTTAAAATCGATTTCGGTGCAGAATACAATAAAGACTTTAATGCATCCAATAATTTTATAAACCAATGGAGATATGCACTTTCATTGCAATACAAAATATTATAATTTACCAATTAATTAAATTCATTTTATGAAAATTAGACTATTTTTAATAATTTCCTTTTTGGTATTTCTTTTCCAAAGTTCAAGTTTTGGTCAAGATACTATTAAAACACTATTCGATAATTCGCGCTTGCATTCCATTGGCATTTATGCAGCTCCAGATTTCCAATATGGAGAAATTCAAAATACAAATACAAGTTTTGCGGGAATATCATTGATGATATTGTTTAATAATCGATTTGCTATTGGTGGAAGTATGTTTAAGAATGTTGATCCAGATTTTTCTCCGATTGCTGTGAATCCACTTTATCTCTCATCATATTTAAAAACGATCAAATTGGAGTATACGGTATTTCCAGCTTCTAAAATTCATTTTAGCATTCCAATTGATCTTGGGATGGCAACAATAAATTTAGATTCATTCAAACAAAATCAAAATTATAGACACCACTCATTTAAAGATGATGAATTCAATAGACATAAAGCATCATCAACTCAAAGTGAAATTAAATTTATACAATTTGGTATAAATGCAGAAGCAAATGTGACCAAATGTTCTAAACTATTTTTAGGTGCAAATTATCGTACAGGATTACACTTTGATTCCATTAATGCGTCTGGATTGTTGTCAAAATCAGATCTTGATGGACTTTCTATCACATGTGGAATTAAAGTTGGTATATTTAATAAAAAACCGCACTGTTGTCTAAAAAATAGATGCAAATCTCAATCATTACCAAAATCAATTGAAAATTAACATTTTAAATGGCAATCAATAATTAAAAAAAAACTTACATTTGTCCCGCAAAATTTAATATATGAAATTTATTTATTTAGGAATTTCGGTTCTTTTTATATGTATGGTAAATATTTTTTCGGTTTCAGAACCTAGAAATCCTGAAACTGAAGTAACCGGGGCGCCAGGCGAATTGACTTGTCAGAAATCTGGTTGTCATTCTGGAGGAAATTTTAAAGGTGTTGTTTCAATTTCAGGAATTCCTGATACTGTTGAAGCTAATAAAAAATATACCATTACTTTATTGCACAAAAGCAATGCTGTTGTTGCAGGTTTTGAATTAACAAGCTTGGACCCGTTAAATAAAAAATGTGGAATACTAACAACAGGTTCAGGTACAAGTGTCGCCACAGGTAAAACTTTTGGAAGGCAATATATCAGACAATCCATTTCCAAACTATTAGTCAATGGCGAGATTTCATGGCAATTTACTTGGCAAGCTCCGGCAAGTATAACAGGTGACAGTGTTGCATTTTATTTTGCGAGTCTATGTGGAGATAATACAGGAAATGCGACAAAGGACAATGCTATTACTGGTGTAAAAAAAGCATTTTTTCGAAACGTAGTAAGCAATAATGAAGTAGAAAAATTCAACTTACAAATATTTCCCAACCCAACAAATCAATTCATCACCATATCAGATGAAAAGGATTATCCTATTGAATGTTCCATTTATAGCGTTGGTGGTCAATTGATATCTACAGTACATACAAAGACGAATACTAAAATAAATCTTGAACTATTACAAACTGGCTCCTATTCGCTTTTTATTCAATCTAAAACAAATTCCGTTGTAAAAAATATTATAAAAAACTAATATCACCTAGTTATATTGGTGTTGTTTCTATTGAAATACATTAATTCAAATAGGTATTTTAGAAAATTTTATAACGAAAAATTTTATTTTTATCGGCAAGTAGTAAATAATTTTTATTTACTGAAAATGATAAAATAGGAAAAGAGAATTTTATTTTTTGTAATGGTGATTTCAAATTTAAATTTAAGATTTCGATTTGTTCTTGTTTTGATATAAACAATTTATTCTCATATAAATCTATGTGTTCAATAATTGGATCGTTTATAAAATGTTCCAACTTTAAGAACTCATTAAAATGCCATAAGCCTACGCCAGGAATCAATAAATAGATATCTTTTCCATTACTTTTAATTTCTGTTAGTTTTAATTCTTTGGATCGATTGTAATAGATATTTTCACTTTCTAATAATCGATTATCTATCGTATTTTTAAGCGTTATTTTTCCATTTGCAAAATAACACAAAGATTGATTGGAATAATGTATAATAGCGCTTTCTGAATTAAACTCCTGATAATATTCATCAGATAGTAGGGTTAGATCTGAATTCAATATTTGGACGTTGGAAAAAGAAGGAATAAACAAAATAATTTTCATAGGATCAACGACACTCATAAATAGGGGTTCAGCATAAAATGAGCTTGAGCTTTCCTTTTTTATTTGAAATTGATCATCAAATTTAAGAATGAGATGATCTTGAGATTGAATGACATAAAGCTGATTGAGATGATCCAGATAAATTTGGTCACTTTTTATTTTAAAAGAGTCCAAGATCTTAATGTTGAAATCCTGAGCTGAAACATAATTTATGAAAATACATGAAAAGATAAAATTAATACCAATACGTAAATATATTAGTAAACTATTATTGTTCATATTAAGAAAATATGTTGGCATTCTCATTCTTATAAAACTTTAATTCTAATTTTTGCCCATCAAAAACCGCAAAAGACTGAAAACTCAGCCAATCACCTAAATTAATATATCTAGATTTTCCATTCTTCAATGTATAATCTATAGGTAAATGTCTGTGCCCAAAAATAAAAAAATCTGGTTTTGTATGGGTATACTCTTCTTCAACAAATTGAATCAGCCATTCTTCTTTATCTCCTAAATATTGTTGCACTAAATTTTGTGAATACCTGCTTTTATTTGAAAAAAAATGTGCTAAGGCCATTCCAATATCTGGGTGTAACCATTTAAATAAAAATTGTGCTAGTGGATTTCTAAAAACATATTTTAATGTTTTGTATCCATGGTCCCCTGGCCCTAAGCCATCTCCATGCCCAATAAAAAATATTTGTCCAAATAGTTCCTCGATAATGGGTTCATGATATATTGGAATATCTAATTCATCTTTAAAATAAGACTTCATCCACATATCATGATTTCCAGTAAAAAACCTAACATCTATTCCTTTGTCTTTTAATTCTGCTATCTTTCCTAATAATCGTATATGTCCCTTAGGAACAACATATTTGTAGTCAAACCAAAAATCAAATACATCTCCTACTAAGAACAAATGACTTGCATCTAGGGATATTTCATCCATCCATTGTACAAGAAGGGATTCCCGTGTTTTTGAAGATAACTTTCCAGACACACCTAGGTGGAAGTCAGAAGCAAAATAAACTTTCTTTCCTTGATTCATTTAGGAGAAACTAATCGACAAACCTAACATCAGTCTCCATGACTTTACCACAATTTTTACATGTTCTTAAAGTCTCTGATCCATAATATTCCTTAAATCTTGGAAAGAAATCTTTTTCAATATTGGTTAATGGAAAATAGTTTTCATGCAACTTAGTATTACACGAGTCGCAGTACCATAATAATCCATCTTGCTCACCTTGTTTTCGTTTGCATTCGATGACCAATCCAATAGTACCAGCAGGCCGCATTGGTGAATGGGGTGTCCGAGCCGGCAAAAGAAACATTTCACCTTCTTTGATTGGAATATCTACTGCTTTTCCATCTTCCTGAATTCTTACATTCACATCCCCTTCTAATTGAAAATACCATTCTTCAGTTTCATTGAAATGGTAATCCTTTCTAGCATTTGGTCCTGCTACGATCATTACTATGTAATCATCTGAATCGATATATAAATTTCGATTTCCAACTGGGGGTTTTAATTCATCTCTGTGCTCTTCAACCCACTTATAAATATTAAACGGACGACGTATAGACATAAACTGATTTTTTTAATAATAAACGGTCAATATAATCATAAAATTACATGGGATTATTCATACTCTGGTCATTTTTCTTTTACACTATATTTATTCAAACCTGCGTAATAAATTAAGGCCCATTGTCCATTTGAGAAGGCAAATCTTCGGATCATGGTCAAATCATACTTTATATCAATTACCGTTTCAATTATAAGTACATTTCCCATGTTGGTATAACTTACTTTAAATTTTGGGTTATCGCTATTCATGGCATTATGGAATCGCCATTGATCTGCAGACCAAAAAAACTTTTCATCTCCAATATACTCAGGATCAGTTAGATCGGGTAACCCTTCTAGCGGAAATGTTACATGAGCAATCTGGAAAAGGCTATCTTTATGAAATTCAGAATAAAAATGCTTAAAACTTTCAGGTAAAAGGTCAAATTCATTTTGACCTTCTTTAAATTCAGTTTCAGGTCCATGTTGGGTATCTGCTTTCGGTCTACATGACAGCAACCCAATCATGATCAGAGCTATCAAGCTCATCCAAAGTGGCGATAGCCCAACCAAACGATGCTTCAAGTCCATAAAAGAGTTTATATTTTAATGATTCGTCTGGCAAAATTAACCGAGCTGATGAAATAGTAATGGATTTATTTTCATAGTAGCAATTTAGAAGAATTTGATGCTTAAAAGCCAAACCTTTCTTCCCAAACGACTTATAAATGGCTTCCTTTGCTGACCAAAGTAAAGTAGCACTTTTAAGAAAATTCTCTGAATCCTGAATTTGATTTAAAATCTCTAATTCTGCCTCGTTTAGAAATTTTTGTAGGATCCGAAGTACTTTATTTTGATAAACTTGAAGATCGAATCCAACTTCATGATTACCAAAGGCATATCCAGTGTATCGATCAGAATGTGATAATGAAAATTCAATAGGATGATTCGTTAAAGATAATTTTCCAAACTCGTTTTTAACCAAAGGCCATTCATCATTGATAATAAATCGTTGTTTAAGCATAAATCGAGATGCCAAATATTCCAATTGTCTTTTAGGGTACAATTTCTTGATATATTCAAGTTCGCTGAACGACCATATATCTAAATCCATAAAATAATCAATACCTTGGTTGATCTCATAGATCATAAATTCTAAATGATCTGAGATTTTTTGTTGTTGGATAAGTTTCATTTAGCCAAATTAAGCATAAAATACATAAAAAGTCCACTTTCAAAAACTCAGGGTAAACACCTAGAAAAAGGTCAATTTTGTATGGGTAAACCCTGAATTTTTAACGAAATATTTAAAAATAATTGCACATAAATAAAAACCGCTGTAACATTGCATTGTCCTTCTGAACAAAAGTATCATATTATTCTAATTAATTTTTATACATTTAGAAAATAGAATTTGATACGTCCGACTACTTCTTTGAGTTTGGTTTTTTAATATTAGATATTTAATGCTTCGTTATTTTCAAATATCCCAAGGCTTATGGGATCATGTGATGCGGGCGGTGCTGGTTCTTCATTACGTTAGGTAATAAACCCAATAACAGCCGAGAATACTGCACTGCCCGCTACATGAAACAAATTTTGACATTTCAACTCAATGATTTACAATGACAACAATCTAATGATAATAATAATTATATTGATTTCTCTATTCGTAGTTTTGACAAAATGGGACAGACTGATATGAAATAAACAAGTTTAAGATCAATAACTCAATTGATTCAATGGTTCAGATTCAATATGAATTAGAAACTTGATTCAATGAAACCTTAAAACTTTATTGATCTAATTAAGTTGGTTGAATATTATGTTTTTGCTCCTTATCCCCTGGTCAATTTTCATTCTAATGTGAAACATTTTAAGACCAGGGGATTTCTTTTAACTGATAATTACAAGATATTTTATTGTTAGTTAAATAATTCATCTTTGTTATATTTAACTGAATTGAATTTGCCCTTTTACATTGAATCTACATTTCCTCGAGATTCCTTGTTGAAATATTTCCTTCTATTCAACTAACAAAACATGCAAATCTTAACCAATAATTTTTCTAAGTCTTGGTTTGCAATAATTTTAGATATATTATATATCATTCACTTATGTATTCTAAGTACCCTACTATAGTTTTAAGTGCTGTTAAGTCTATTAAAATAAGTAGATTGATCACATTTATAAAAGGGTTATTCTATATTCAATTTGTTTTTGTTTTGCATAAAATACCAGACAAAGTCATAAAGATTATATAACAAAATCAATAATATGAAATTTTGAATTATAATACACCCCCTCGAATTAAAAATAACTTCTGATGGTTTGTATTTCTTTTAAAAATCTGAATTAGGATCATTTTGGATTGAGCATTATACAAAAAACAATTGTAACATAAAATATGGCAACATTCTACATTTCATTAGAAATTATTTCCAGAAAGATATTCCTTAGCATGATAAAAAATGTTATAAAGCATAATTAGATAAATCTTTATTTTATATTTTTTAGGTTGAAGACAACTTTATTATTTAGTTTTGGCAATCATAAGCTGGGTGACATAAAGTATTAATCAATTAAGTATTACATACTTGAACTAAATTAAAAAAATATTCAAAACATGAAGGCAATAATATATACCAAATATGGACCACCAGAAGTAGCTCAATTAATGGAAGTTGCTAAACCATTACCAAAAGAAAATGAAATATTGGTAAAGGTTTATGCATCAACAGTAAACCGAACTGATTGTGGTTTTCGAAGTGCCGAATATTTTATTTCACGATTTTGGACCGGTATCTTTCGACCGAAATATCAAATTTTGGGGTGCGAATTTGCAGGTGTTATTGAAGAAATTGGGAAAGGA harbors:
- a CDS encoding sigma-70 family RNA polymerase sigma factor, which produces MTQEELAIHLAGCQKHSRISQKVLYLGYYDFALSICRRYISSNEIIEEVINDAFYKVFTKIEQYNESWSFKTWFHRIVINTAIDRIRLEKKLPQFQNLDATNESVVWVEEEYLENLTQSKLLHMLDQLSPAYKTVFTLFVLDELSHEEISKMLNISIGTSKSNLFRARKVMRVLMESEQL
- a CDS encoding 3-hydroxyanthranilate 3,4-dioxygenase, which produces MSIRRPFNIYKWVEEHRDELKPPVGNRNLYIDSDDYIVMIVAGPNARKDYHFNETEEWYFQLEGDVNVRIQEDGKAVDIPIKEGEMFLLPARTPHSPMRPAGTIGLVIECKRKQGEQDGLLWYCDSCNTKLHENYFPLTNIEKDFFPRFKEYYGSETLRTCKNCGKVMETDVRFVD
- a CDS encoding UDP-2,3-diacylglucosamine diphosphatase, which gives rise to MNQGKKVYFASDFHLGVSGKLSSKTRESLLVQWMDEISLDASHLFLVGDVFDFWFDYKYVVPKGHIRLLGKIAELKDKGIDVRFFTGNHDMWMKSYFKDELDIPIYHEPIIEELFGQIFFIGHGDGLGPGDHGYKTLKYVFRNPLAQFLFKWLHPDIGMALAHFFSNKSRYSQNLVQQYLGDKEEWLIQFVEEEYTHTKPDFFIFGHRHLPIDYTLKNGKSRYINLGDWLSFQSFAVFDGQKLELKFYKNENANIFS
- a CDS encoding 4'-phosphopantetheinyl transferase superfamily protein gives rise to the protein MKLIQQQKISDHLEFMIYEINQGIDYFMDLDIWSFSELEYIKKLYPKRQLEYLASRFMLKQRFIINDEWPLVKNEFGKLSLTNHPIEFSLSHSDRYTGYAFGNHEVGFDLQVYQNKVLRILQKFLNEAELEILNQIQDSENFLKSATLLWSAKEAIYKSFGKKGLAFKHQILLNCYYENKSITISSARLILPDESLKYKLFYGLEASFGWAIATLDELDSSDHDWVAVM
- a CDS encoding T9SS type A sorting domain-containing protein, with amino-acid sequence MKFIYLGISVLFICMVNIFSVSEPRNPETEVTGAPGELTCQKSGCHSGGNFKGVVSISGIPDTVEANKKYTITLLHKSNAVVAGFELTSLDPLNKKCGILTTGSGTSVATGKTFGRQYIRQSISKLLVNGEISWQFTWQAPASITGDSVAFYFASLCGDNTGNATKDNAITGVKKAFFRNVVSNNEVEKFNLQIFPNPTNQFITISDEKDYPIECSIYSVGGQLISTVHTKTNTKINLELLQTGSYSLFIQSKTNSVVKNIIKN